One genomic window of Candidatus Trichorickettsia mobilis includes the following:
- a CDS encoding serine hydrolase domain-containing protein translates to MLDFGKRSILIPIIIALNITLALASNIQTTIKLTTKNYLATRFLNATFMFANNDGVLDIGAKGIFDLNGTQLKANERMPIASGTKPITAAAILRLYDQGKLDVQDPISKYLDQESAVWITKIPDWADNVSIHHLLTHTSGIAEYYMNAPINVNMSLQDINKSIINFAASKPLAFNPGDQYLYSNTNYIILGMIIEKISEKQLAQFFYDEFFKPLKMKASYLPSLEESILIQQSNHNRSLYPVRYVAIPTGGRPKLELAKFEYMFVPYADGGVFSNTRDIITWYKALHQGKVLSNQSYKMMITKYLPVPSRSGRKNYTGYGVFISEFTNGDTLIHHSGSKSGISEAGFIPEQNLYFAILGNVSMESREKISNTIDLNKPENQLDIIYFREAVLTAVEGS, encoded by the coding sequence ATGCTCGACTTTGGAAAGAGGTCGATATTAATTCCAATTATCATTGCACTTAATATCACACTTGCACTAGCGAGTAATATACAAACTACAATTAAACTCACCACAAAAAATTATCTTGCTACTCGTTTCCTTAATGCTACCTTTATGTTTGCCAATAATGATGGCGTGCTAGATATTGGAGCTAAAGGAATTTTTGATCTAAATGGCACACAGTTAAAAGCCAATGAGAGAATGCCTATCGCTTCCGGCACTAAACCGATTACTGCAGCTGCAATATTAAGGTTATATGATCAAGGTAAACTAGATGTCCAAGACCCGATTAGTAAATATTTAGATCAAGAATCAGCTGTGTGGATAACTAAAATACCAGATTGGGCTGATAATGTGTCTATACATCATCTACTTACACACACTAGCGGAATTGCTGAATATTACATGAATGCGCCTATAAATGTAAATATGTCCTTACAAGATATCAATAAGTCTATTATTAATTTTGCAGCTTCTAAACCTTTGGCCTTTAATCCTGGGGATCAATATCTATATAGTAATACTAATTACATTATTTTAGGAATGATCATTGAAAAAATAAGTGAAAAACAGTTGGCACAATTTTTTTATGATGAATTTTTTAAGCCTCTTAAAATGAAAGCTTCTTACTTACCATCACTAGAAGAATCTATACTTATTCAGCAAAGTAATCATAATCGCTCTTTATATCCTGTGCGTTATGTTGCAATTCCTACAGGTGGTAGGCCGAAATTGGAACTAGCTAAATTTGAATATATGTTTGTTCCATATGCTGATGGAGGAGTGTTTTCTAATACCCGTGATATTATTACATGGTATAAAGCTCTGCATCAAGGAAAAGTGTTATCAAATCAATCATATAAGATGATGATCACAAAATATCTTCCTGTACCAAGCAGATCAGGACGTAAAAATTACACTGGCTATGGAGTGTTTATTTCTGAATTTACCAATGGCGATACTCTGATTCACCATTCAGGTAGCAAAAGTGGTATTAGTGAAGCTGGATTTATTCCAGAGCAAAATCTTTATTTTGCAATTCTTGGTAATGTATCCATGGAATCACGAGAAAAAATAAGTAACACGATTGATTTAAACAAACCTGAAAACCAATTAGATATTATCTACTTTAGAGAAGCTGTATTAACAGCAGTTGAAGGTAGTTAA